A genomic segment from Verrucomicrobiaceae bacterium encodes:
- the araD gene encoding L-ribulose-5-phosphate 4-epimerase AraD, which produces MTHEELRHQVCEANRALVPSGLVRLTWGNVSGIDRASGIWGIKPSGVDYAALTPADIVLLDLEGKVVAGSLRPSSDTKTHLHLYREFPQIGGITHTHRPFATTLCQAGRDLPCYGTTHADHFHGTVPLVRALTPEEVAEDYEHHTGVAIVQCLRSQGLDPLHMPAVLQLHHAPFTFGKNALDSLHNSIALEMCARMALDGLSLNPAMSPIPAHILEKHHHRKHGPSAYYGQKGA; this is translated from the coding sequence ATGACCCACGAAGAGCTCCGCCACCAAGTCTGTGAAGCCAACCGCGCACTCGTGCCCAGCGGCCTCGTGCGCCTCACCTGGGGGAATGTGAGCGGCATCGACCGCGCCAGTGGCATCTGGGGCATCAAGCCCAGTGGCGTGGACTACGCGGCACTCACACCCGCAGACATCGTCCTCCTCGATCTGGAGGGGAAAGTCGTCGCCGGCAGCCTACGCCCCTCTAGCGACACCAAGACGCATCTCCACCTCTACCGCGAATTCCCCCAAATCGGCGGCATCACCCACACCCACCGTCCTTTTGCCACCACGCTCTGCCAGGCTGGTCGCGATCTGCCCTGCTACGGCACCACGCATGCGGATCACTTTCACGGCACCGTGCCGCTCGTCCGGGCACTCACGCCAGAGGAGGTCGCAGAGGATTACGAGCACCACACCGGAGTCGCCATCGTGCAGTGCCTGCGCAGCCAGGGGCTCGATCCGCTGCACATGCCAGCGGTGCTCCAGCTCCACCACGCTCCGTTCACCTTTGGCAAGAATGCGCTCGACTCCCTGCACAACAGCATCGCGCTGGAAATGTGCGCCCGCATGGCTCTCGATGGATTATCGCTCAATCCAGCCATGAGCCCCATCCCCGCTCACATCCTCGAAAAGCACCACCACCGCAAACACGGCCCCTCCGCCTACTACGGCCAAAAAGGAGCCTAA
- a CDS encoding tetratricopeptide repeat protein: MPASPENARSTAQKAREAAAADPARFPALVNALQILGDTLRESEPAAAETAYREALTSAEGRELPVGTLAAVRMNLATLLDFSGREGDATAFYEDAITDFEALGTRETKETAAQLRNNLAMSYKGMGKYALAEQHYLRALDTLEANHGRDSEAVATLFNNLGGLYYVAGFPDQAKDMFTDALAVREKVLGADHRDTAQSHSNLATASHELRENAEALRHYDRALDILEGHLPHEARSFEATSQDYIAMLEMINDNDRAATIRARLARSLGKS, from the coding sequence ATGCCCGCCTCCCCTGAAAATGCCCGTTCCACTGCCCAAAAGGCACGCGAAGCCGCCGCAGCCGATCCCGCCAGATTCCCTGCGCTGGTGAATGCTCTCCAAATTCTGGGAGACACCCTGCGTGAGAGCGAGCCCGCCGCCGCTGAAACCGCCTACCGTGAGGCACTGACGAGCGCGGAGGGACGTGAGCTACCCGTGGGCACCCTGGCCGCCGTGCGGATGAATTTAGCGACCCTGCTCGACTTCAGTGGCCGCGAAGGAGATGCCACGGCCTTTTACGAAGACGCCATCACCGACTTTGAGGCCCTGGGCACCCGCGAGACAAAGGAAACCGCCGCGCAGCTCCGCAACAACCTCGCCATGTCCTACAAAGGCATGGGAAAATACGCCCTCGCCGAGCAGCACTACCTCCGCGCCCTCGATACCCTGGAGGCAAACCATGGCCGCGACTCCGAAGCTGTGGCCACGCTCTTCAATAACCTCGGGGGGCTCTACTACGTCGCGGGCTTCCCAGATCAGGCCAAGGACATGTTCACCGATGCTCTGGCAGTGCGGGAAAAAGTGCTCGGAGCAGACCACCGCGACACGGCGCAGTCGCATAGCAATCTGGCCACCGCCAGTCACGAGCTACGTGAAAACGCGGAGGCCCTGCGGCACTACGACCGTGCGCTCGACATCCTAGAGGGGCACCTCCCGCATGAGGCACGCAGTTTTGAGGCCACCAGCCAGGACTACATCGCCATGCTGGAGATGATCAATGACAACGACCGCGCAGCGACTATCCGCGCCCGCCTTGCACGCTCCCTAGGCAAGTCCTGA
- a CDS encoding aquaporin — translation MNKLLSELLGTFILIFAGTGAIVINDVSGGVIGHAGIALTFGLVVMAMIYTFGDVSGAHLNPAVTLGFAVAGRFAWKSVLGYVLAQIAGAVAASGVLRLLFPNHEKLGATLPAGSAMQSFVLEFILTCILMLTILRVSTGAKEKGITAGIAVGGVIALEAMFAGPICGASMNPARSLAPALVSGHLEHLWIYLTATVLGAFVAVPLAKAVEPTPS, via the coding sequence ATGAATAAGCTCCTCTCCGAACTCCTCGGCACCTTCATCCTCATCTTCGCGGGCACTGGTGCCATCGTGATCAATGATGTGAGCGGCGGCGTGATCGGCCACGCGGGCATCGCGCTGACCTTCGGCCTCGTGGTCATGGCGATGATCTACACCTTTGGCGATGTCAGCGGGGCGCACCTCAATCCGGCTGTGACGCTCGGTTTCGCAGTCGCGGGCCGTTTCGCATGGAAAAGCGTGCTCGGCTATGTTTTGGCCCAAATCGCTGGCGCAGTGGCCGCGAGCGGCGTTTTGCGACTTTTGTTCCCAAATCACGAAAAGCTCGGTGCGACGCTCCCCGCAGGCTCGGCGATGCAGAGCTTCGTTTTGGAGTTCATCCTCACTTGCATCCTCATGCTGACGATCTTGCGTGTTTCCACTGGTGCGAAGGAAAAAGGCATCACCGCAGGCATCGCAGTCGGCGGTGTGATCGCCCTGGAGGCCATGTTCGCTGGCCCTATCTGCGGAGCGTCGATGAATCCCGCACGCTCGCTGGCTCCCGCGCTCGTCTCCGGCCACCTGGAGCACCTTTGGATATATCTAACTGCGACGGTGCTCGGCGCATTCGTTGCCGTGCCGCTCGCGAAAGCTGTCGAACCCACTCCCTCATGA
- a CDS encoding arsenate reductase ArsC: MNKPLVLILCTGNSCRSHLAEGLLRHVAGDILEVASAGSKPAGYVHPLGIKAMAEIGIDISAHTSKHMNDFLVRDVETVITVCGNADQACPMYPGQLQRHHWPFDDPAHATGSEEEIMSVFRRVRDEIKAVFTAYADGRRDEMRRRNN; the protein is encoded by the coding sequence ATGAACAAACCGCTCGTTCTCATCCTCTGCACCGGCAATTCCTGCCGCTCGCACCTTGCCGAAGGCCTGCTGCGCCACGTCGCGGGTGACATCCTCGAAGTCGCCAGCGCCGGATCGAAACCTGCGGGCTACGTGCATCCGCTCGGCATCAAGGCGATGGCGGAAATCGGCATCGACATCTCCGCGCACACGAGCAAGCACATGAACGACTTCCTCGTCCGCGATGTGGAGACCGTCATCACCGTCTGCGGCAATGCAGACCAGGCCTGCCCGATGTATCCCGGCCAGCTCCAGCGCCACCACTGGCCCTTCGACGACCCCGCCCACGCCACCGGCAGCGAGGAGGAAATCATGAGTGTCTTCCGCCGCGTGCGGGATGAGATCAAAGCCGTCTTCACCGCCTATGCAGACGGGCGTCGCGATGAAATGCGCCGCCGGAATAATTGA